The following proteins are co-located in the Pyricularia oryzae 70-15 chromosome 1, whole genome shotgun sequence genome:
- a CDS encoding U6 snRNA-associated Sm-like protein LSm5, with amino-acid sequence MATQLLPLELIDKCVGSRIWVIMKGDKEFSGLLVGFDDYVNMVLEDVTEFDYSGNHTKMSKILLNGNNICMLIPGGEGPLQA; translated from the exons ATGGCGACACAACTGCTTCCATTAG AGCTCATCGACAAGTGTGTCGGCTCCCGCATTTGGGTGATCATGAAGGGTGACAAGG AATTCAGCGGGTTACTTGTGGGATTTGACGACTACGTTAATATGGTCCTTGAGGACGTGACAGAGTT CGATTACTCTGGGAACCACACAAAAATGTCCAAGATTCTCCTCAACGGAAACAACATTTGCATG CTGATCCCAGGAGGCGAGGGTCCTCTACAGGCATGA